In uncultured Bacteroides sp., the following proteins share a genomic window:
- a CDS encoding DsrE family protein — translation MNKINILWTTDNKDTVFNMLSMYVINSKRRDWWQEVNVIIWGASVKLVGNDTQVQTEVLEMLGQGVHVEACKDCCDKFGVTDTLTKLGVDVRYMGEPLTGYLKSGETILTI, via the coding sequence ATGAATAAAATTAATATTCTTTGGACAACAGACAATAAGGATACCGTGTTTAATATGTTATCTATGTATGTTATCAACTCAAAGAGAAGGGATTGGTGGCAGGAAGTCAATGTTATTATCTGGGGAGCCTCTGTAAAATTAGTAGGTAATGATACTCAGGTGCAAACTGAAGTACTTGAAATGCTAGGGCAGGGAGTGCATGTTGAAGCTTGTAAAGACTGCTGTGACAAGTTTGGAGTTACAGACACATTAACAAAACTAGGAGTAGATGTTCGGTATATGGGTGAACCTTTAACTGGTTATTTAAAAAGTGGTGAAACGATTCTGACGATATAA
- a CDS encoding DUF6057 family protein, giving the protein MYSYNSHSEKKAARTISIVSGLLFTIFSLVYLAVNFRYLLSTTEDFSLFVYNTSFFLDKMSQPGGVLLYITGFLTQFLYYPWLGALIITGLLLFIRWLVYKSFDFNKKYFVLSYIPSFLLLIAMTNVGRSLYVVAHIESMFTYLPGLSILLLSYFFFSRIKDSTESIITICWLFPLLFFALSGSYALYFFAFILLCSNSSVRNQNKTLTYLICIGLYLLSFLLAKFVFYPHATASQVLFGVYPAIPLGHSEESLLPHLLLVGFFLFVAIKQHFFPFGNRIISYARWTYTNLIWFIVFCAATACMANTNDDFRDEMAIDNSIQKGDFDRALRVGKDAPHPTREMTILRNFALELSGKAGEKMFEYTQDFKSDGLFFDYTKEGISYPAGPMIYLNLGARHLASEWANNDYLNKRDSYRALKNYALIATVNGHLNVTKNATSILGETQYHNDFAKELNQFSADNSLINKDSVLGDIKKRQSDKYFECPAKGKYDKFICNFYRKNIDNKVAYDYYMMSALLDKKLDKFAWGVKLYKLFYKNPIPKHYAEAAALCNYLHVGPMLYVSPETKQKFDKYLKEKKEQKNPLSEKNIMRRDFGKTYWWYYMYK; this is encoded by the coding sequence ATGTATAGTTATAACTCGCATTCAGAAAAGAAAGCAGCCCGCACCATATCCATTGTGAGCGGGCTGCTTTTCACTATATTCAGTTTAGTTTATCTAGCTGTCAACTTTCGTTATCTATTAAGCACGACAGAGGATTTTTCTCTTTTTGTTTATAACACCTCTTTCTTCCTTGATAAAATGAGTCAACCGGGGGGAGTGCTTCTTTATATTACAGGTTTCCTTACTCAGTTTCTGTATTATCCATGGCTAGGTGCACTTATAATCACCGGATTATTGTTGTTTATAAGGTGGCTAGTCTATAAATCGTTCGATTTTAACAAGAAGTATTTTGTTCTCTCATACATCCCTTCGTTTCTGCTGTTGATAGCCATGACGAATGTAGGGCGTTCACTTTATGTTGTGGCTCATATAGAGTCAATGTTTACTTATTTACCAGGTCTGTCTATCTTATTGTTAAGCTACTTTTTCTTCAGTAGAATAAAAGATTCCACAGAAAGTATCATAACAATATGCTGGTTGTTTCCTTTGTTATTCTTTGCTTTATCAGGAAGCTATGCCCTTTATTTCTTTGCTTTCATACTTTTGTGCAGCAATTCGTCGGTCAGAAATCAGAATAAAACACTGACTTATTTAATCTGCATTGGGTTGTACCTTTTGTCATTCCTTTTAGCAAAGTTTGTGTTCTATCCACACGCTACCGCTTCACAAGTATTGTTTGGCGTTTATCCTGCTATCCCATTAGGACATAGCGAAGAAAGTCTTTTGCCACATCTGTTGCTTGTAGGTTTCTTCCTGTTTGTAGCTATAAAGCAACACTTTTTTCCTTTTGGCAACAGAATCATTTCTTATGCTAGGTGGACTTATACAAACCTTATTTGGTTTATTGTGTTCTGTGCAGCAACCGCTTGTATGGCAAATACCAATGATGATTTCAGAGATGAAATGGCTATTGATAATTCCATTCAGAAGGGCGATTTTGATCGCGCTTTGAGAGTTGGAAAAGATGCTCCGCATCCTACAAGAGAGATGACCATACTTCGCAATTTTGCTTTGGAACTTTCAGGCAAAGCAGGAGAAAAGATGTTTGAATATACTCAGGACTTTAAATCGGACGGACTGTTCTTTGATTATACCAAAGAAGGAATCTCATATCCTGCCGGACCAATGATTTATTTAAATCTGGGAGCCAGACATCTAGCTTCTGAATGGGCCAACAATGATTATCTGAATAAGAGAGATTCTTATAGAGCACTAAAGAATTATGCCCTTATTGCTACCGTGAATGGACATCTGAATGTAACAAAGAATGCGACAAGTATATTAGGCGAGACTCAGTATCATAACGATTTCGCCAAAGAGCTCAATCAGTTCTCTGCAGATAATTCCCTTATAAATAAGGATTCAGTGTTGGGAGATATAAAGAAACGACAGTCCGATAAGTATTTTGAATGTCCTGCTAAAGGTAAATATGATAAATTTATTTGTAATTTCTATCGCAAGAATATAGATAATAAAGTAGCATACGACTATTACATGATGTCTGCCTTGCTGGATAAAAAGCTTGATAAATTTGCATGGGGAGTAAAACTATACAAATTGTTCTACAAGAATCCTATACCAAAACATTATGCAGAAGCTGCTGCTTTATGCAACTATCTGCATGTTGGTCCAATGTTATATGTAAGTCCAGAAACAAAACAAAAGTTTGATAAGTATTTGAAAGAGAAGAAGGAACAAAAGAACCCATTGTCTGAGAAGAATATAATGCGTCGTGATTTTGGGAAGACTTATTGGTGGTACTACATGTATAAATGA